TGCCATTGGGCCGCTGGGTGCTGCGCGAGGCGTGCGAGACGGCTCTGACCTGGCCCGGTGCGATGATGGTGTCGGTCAACCTGTCGCCGGTTCAATTCGCCCGTAGCGATGTGATCGAGGACGTGCGCGAAGCGTTGATCCAGACCCGCTTGCCCGCCAGTCGGCTGGAGCTGGAGATCACTGAAAACGTGATGCTCATCGACGTCGATGGTGCCCTGGCGACCATGAATGCGCTCAAGGAGTTGGGCGTGCGCCTGAACATGGACGACTTCGGCACCGGTTATTCCTCGCTGGGTTACTTGCGCACGTATCCGTTCGACGGGATCAAGATCGACAAACGCTTTATTTCGTCCATGAGCAGCGGCAGCAATGATCGCGCCGTGGTACAGGCGATCATCAACCTGGGCAAGGCGATGGGCCTGACGGTGACTGCCGAAGGTGTCGAGACGCTGGAGCAACTGGACTTCCTGATCTCGGATCAGTGCCATGAAGTGCAGGGTTTTTACCTCAGTCGTCCAGTGGACAGGTATGCACTGCTGCCGTTGCTCAAGGTCTCGCAGGAAGATTTCCCGCTGCAGAGCGCGCACCTTTAGTCGCCTGTTACGTACGCCACGGCAACTGCCGTGGCGGCCCCCGGTCACAATTGGATACCGCCCATCCGTTGCGAGCGTCGGATTATGAACAACCTGAAAATCGCCACCTTCAACGTCAATGGCATGCGTGCACGCCTGCCCAATCTACTGGCGTGGCTGGCGCGGGAGCAGCCAGACATCGCCTGCCTGCAGGAACTCAAATCGGTGGACGGGGCATTCCCTGCCGCTGAGCTGGAGGCGGCCGGTTATGGCGCTATCTGGCAGGGCCAGGCGGCGTGGAACGGGGTGGCGATTTTGGCGCGCGATGCGCAACCGCTGGAGCGTCGGCGTGGTCTGCCGGGCGATGACAGTGACACCCATAGCCGCTACATCGAAGCGGCCGTGCACGGGGTTCTGGTGGGGTGTCTGTACTTGCCCAACGGCAATCCGCAGCCGGGGCCGAAGTTCGATTACAAACTGGCGTGGTTCGAGCGGCTGATCTCGTACGCCAAGGACCTGCAAGGCAGCGAGCATCCGGTGGTGCTGGCCGGCGACTACAACGTGGTGCCCACCGATATGGACATCTACAACCCACGCTCCTGGCTCAAGGACGCGCTGCTGCAACCCGAGAGTCGTGCGTGTTATCAGCGTCTGCTGGATCAGGGCTGGACTGATTCCCTGCGCCATCTGTACCCGGAGGAGCGGATCTACACCTTCTGGGACTACTTCCGGCAGCACTGGCAGAAAAACTCGGGACTGCGCATCGATCATCTGCTGCTCAATCAGGCAGCGAGTCCTTATCTGCGAGAGGCCGGCGTCGACGCCTGGGTTCGCAACGAGTCTCATGCCAGCGATCACGCGCCGACGTGGATTCGATTGGGTTCACGCAAACGGCGATAGTTTTAGTGTGAGCGGCGATTGGCGAAATCAATTATCGGCCCGAGCACTTTTTCCCTTATACATGGCGGCCATCGGCGGAGCGATCCGCGGGCTCCATGCATAAGGATTGAGCGATGAGCGAACCACGACTGACAAATCTTGCGCTGTACCTGCAACGCCTGGGTTTCGACGCGCCCCCGGCGCCGACCCTGGAAACCCTGCGTCAATTGCAGTTGCGCCACACCGGTGCTTTTCCGTTCGAAAACCTCACCACGCTGCTGGGTCAACCGGTACTCATCGACCTGCCGTCCATCGAGCAGAAAGTCCTGCACGACGGCCGTGGCGGTTACTGCTACGAACTCAACAACCTGTTCCTGGCCTTGCTGCAGACGCTGGGTTTCGAGGCGCGCGGCATCACCGGTCGCGTAGTCATGAACCAGCCCGAAGGCGCATGGACCGCACGCACTCACCGCTTGAGCCTGGTGATCCTTGACGGCGTGCGCTACATCACCGACGTCGGCTTCGGCGGCATGGTGCCCACCGCACCGCTGATCCTCGACACCGAGGACGAACAGCTCACTCCCCACGAACCCTATCGCATCGAACAGCATGCAGACGGTTACACCCTGCGTGCCAACGTCGGCGGTGAATGGCGGGCGATGTACATCTTCGATCTGCAACGTCAGGAAGACATCGATTACACCCTCGGTAACTGGTACGTCTCGACTCATCCTGAATCGCCCTTCGTCAAACAATTGATGGTGGCGCGGACGGGGGAGGGATGGCGACGCACGCTGAACAATGGCAGTTTTGCCATTCACCGCTTGGGCAGCGAGAGCGAGCGGCGGCAGGTGACGGATGTGGATGAGTTGATCGGGTTGCTGGAACGTGAGTTCGACATTCGGGTGCCAGCGAAGGAGGCGTTGGAGCCGGTGCTGGAGCGGTTGATCGAGCCGGTGCCGCAGGCAAACTGAGCACCACGCGAAGGGCGGATCTGATCAATCCGCCCTTTTTTATTTGGCCGACTCAAGCGGTTTGTGTCTAGGAACGAACTTCTAGCTCCATCACGTGATGGATTTCGCTGAGGGCCTCTGACAATTTTTTCTCCAGGCTTTTCAGCTCCGAGGCGGTTATGCCTTTTTTGAAATGCCCGACGTTTGTACCTGCGGTGTTCTCATCGGGCTTCGCCGCTTTGCCTTTATCGCTGAGCAACACCTGGCGCAAAGTATTGTTGATCACTGTCTGGTAGCCATACCCCTCGTTTTCTGCCAGAGCGCGTGCAGCCTCTATGACGACATCGTCGAGCATGATGGTGATTCGGGTCTTGCCTTTGCTTGTGGCAATTGCTCCACGCTTGGCGTTGCTGAAGTCGTATTCGTCTTTCATCGTTCAAGCCTCCAAATAGTGGCGACGCTCGCCTTTGGTGGCGATGCGTGCGGAAATGATTCGCACGAAATTCGGGGCGCGATAGGTGTACGCAACGACCAGCAAGCGACCTTTGGCATCCAGCCCCATGATGATCCACCGCTGCTCATCATGATGGTTGTCCTGAAAAGTCAGGGCTCGTTCGTCATAAAACACCGGTTCTGTCTCTGCGAGGCTGATGCCTTGATGTTTTAGTTTGTTGGCCGCGTTCTTTGCCCTGTGATACTGAATCTCGAATGACTTCATTATGCATACTTTATATGTATAAGCGAGGAGGCGTCCGTGCCGGCGGTCGCTTGGAAAGCAAAAGATTAGCGGTGAGGAGGGATAGGGGCGCAGGGATGTATTTCAAGACGTTTGGGGTTGGAGGCGCTATGGCCAAAGGGTGGCGTGGACAAGTGTCCATAATCTGACTGGGCAGTTGTATACAACTCTATAGACAGTTGTCCTGAGTATTGAATACAGTGTGCGCATAACAAAAACCAGGGAACCCCCCAACCATGAAAACGCCCCATGTTTCACACCAACGGCCCGAGGACGAAAACCTTGGGATCGGCGCGAATATGGCTTATGGCCTGCAACACGTTCTGACCATGTACGGCGGTATCGTCGCGGTGCCTTTGATCATCGGCCAGGCGGCCGGGCTCTCGCCGGCAGACATCGGTTTGTTGATTGCTGCTTCATTGTTTGCAGGGGGGCTGGCGACATTGCTGCAAACCCTGGGTTTGCCGTTTTTCGGTTGTCAGTTGCCGCTGGTGCAGGGCGTGTCGTTCTCCGGCGTTGCGACCATGGTCGCGATAGTCAGCAGTGGCGGGGAGGGTGGCTTTCAGTCGATTCTCGGGGCGGTGATTGCCGCGTCGTTGATCGGTTTGCTGATCACGCCGGTGTTCTCAAGGATTACCAAGTTCTTTCCACCGCTGGTGACGGGCATTGTGATCACCACTATCGGCTTGACGCTGATGCCGGTGGCCGCGCGCTGGGCCATGGGTGGTAACAGCCATGCGCCGGATTTCGGCAGCATGGCGAACATCGGTCTGGCGGCGATGACGCTGGTGCTGGTGTTGCTATTGAGCAAGATCGGCAGCGCGACCATTTCCCGTTTGTCGATCCTCCTGGCGATGGTCATCGGCACGGTCATCGCTGTGTTCCTCGGCATGGCGGATTTCTCGTCCGTTACCCAAGGGCCGATGTTCGGCTTTCCGGCGCCGTTCCATTTCGGCATGCCGACCTTCCACTTCGCCGCGATCC
The Pseudomonas sp. GR 6-02 genome window above contains:
- the xth gene encoding exodeoxyribonuclease III gives rise to the protein MNNLKIATFNVNGMRARLPNLLAWLAREQPDIACLQELKSVDGAFPAAELEAAGYGAIWQGQAAWNGVAILARDAQPLERRRGLPGDDSDTHSRYIEAAVHGVLVGCLYLPNGNPQPGPKFDYKLAWFERLISYAKDLQGSEHPVVLAGDYNVVPTDMDIYNPRSWLKDALLQPESRACYQRLLDQGWTDSLRHLYPEERIYTFWDYFRQHWQKNSGLRIDHLLLNQAASPYLREAGVDAWVRNESHASDHAPTWIRLGSRKRR
- a CDS encoding arylamine N-acetyltransferase family protein — translated: MSEPRLTNLALYLQRLGFDAPPAPTLETLRQLQLRHTGAFPFENLTTLLGQPVLIDLPSIEQKVLHDGRGGYCYELNNLFLALLQTLGFEARGITGRVVMNQPEGAWTARTHRLSLVILDGVRYITDVGFGGMVPTAPLILDTEDEQLTPHEPYRIEQHADGYTLRANVGGEWRAMYIFDLQRQEDIDYTLGNWYVSTHPESPFVKQLMVARTGEGWRRTLNNGSFAIHRLGSESERRQVTDVDELIGLLEREFDIRVPAKEALEPVLERLIEPVPQAN
- a CDS encoding BrnA antitoxin family protein; protein product: MKDEYDFSNAKRGAIATSKGKTRITIMLDDVVIEAARALAENEGYGYQTVINNTLRQVLLSDKGKAAKPDENTAGTNVGHFKKGITASELKSLEKKLSEALSEIHHVMELEVRS
- a CDS encoding BrnT family toxin — translated: MKSFEIQYHRAKNAANKLKHQGISLAETEPVFYDERALTFQDNHHDEQRWIIMGLDAKGRLLVVAYTYRAPNFVRIISARIATKGERRHYLEA